Proteins encoded within one genomic window of Glycine soja cultivar W05 chromosome 1, ASM419377v2, whole genome shotgun sequence:
- the LOC114420102 gene encoding cytochrome P450 84A1-like, which produces MANLDLDPFQTSILILVPIALLVALLSRTRRRAPYPPGPKGLPIIGNMLMMEQLTHRGLANLAKHYGGIFHLRMGFLHMVAISDPVAARQVLQVQDNIFSNRPATIAISYLTYDRADMAFAHYGPFWRQMRKLCVMKLFSRKRAESWQSVRDEVDAAVRAVASSVGKPVNIGELVFNLTKNIIYRAAFGSSSQEGQDEFIKILQEFSKLFGAFNIADFIPYLGCVDPQGLNSRLARARGALDSFIDKIIDEHVHKMKNDKSSEIVDGETDMVDELLAFYSEEAKLNNESDDLQNSIRLTKDNIKAIIMDVMFGGTETVASAIEWAMAELMRSPEDQKRVQQELADVVGLDRRAEESDFEKLTYLKCALKETLRLHPPIPLLLHETAEDATVGGYLVPKKARVMINAWAIGRDKNSWEEPETFKPARFLKPGVPDFKGSNFEFIPFGSGRRSCPGMVLGLYALELAVAHLLHCFTWELPDGMKPSEMDMGDVFGLTAPRSTRLIAVPTKRVVCPLF; this is translated from the exons ATGGCCAACCTCGACCTCGACCCATTCCAGACAAGCATCTTAATCCTCGTCCCAATAGCACTCCTGGTGGCGTTACTATCTCGTACTCGTCGAAGAGCACCCTACCCACCAGGCCCAAAGGGTTTACCAATCATAGGAAACATGTTAATGATGGAGCAGCTAACCCACCGCGGCCTCGCCAACCTGGCCAAACACTACGGCGGCATCTTCCACCTCCGCATGGGGTTCCTCCACATGGTCGCCATCTCCGACCCCGTCGCCGCGCGTCAGGTTCTCCAAGTCCAAGACAACATCTTCTCCAACCGCCCAGCCACCATCGCCATCAGCTACCTTACCTACGACCGCGCCGACATGGCTTTTGCCCACTACGGCCCCTTCTGGCGCCAGATGCGGAAACTCTGCGTCATGAAGCTCTTCAGCCGCAAGCGCGCCGAGTCCTGGCAGTCAGTCCGCGATGAGGTCGACGCCGCCGTTCGCGCCGTCGCTAGCAGCGTCGGAAAGCCCGTCAACATTGGAGAATTAGTGTTTAACCTCACCAAGAACATCATCTACCGCGCCGCGTTCGGGTCGAGTTCCCAAGAAGGCCAGGACGAgttcattaaaatactgcagGAGTTCTCCAAGCTCTTTGGCGCGTTTAATATTGCGGATTTTATACCCTATCTCGGGTGCGTGGATCCACAAGGTTTGAACTCGAGACTCGCTAGGGCACGTGGCGCGCTCGATAGCTTCATTGATAAGATCATCGATGAGCACGTGCATAAGATGAAGAATGATAAGAGCAGTGAAATTGTTGATGGAGAAACGGACATGGTGGATGAGTTGCTGGCGTTCTACAGCGAGGAGGCGAAGTTGAACAATGAATCGGACGATTTGCAGAACTCTATCAGACTCACTAAGGATAACATCAAGGCTATCATTATG GACGTGATGTTCGGAGGCACGGAAACGGTAGCGTCAGCGATCGAGTGGGCCATGGCGGAGCTCATGAGAAGCCCAGAAGATCAAAAGCGGGTCCAACAAGAGCTGGCGGATGTAGTGGGCCTGGACCGTCGGGCCGAAGAGTCCGATTTCGAGAAACTCACTTATCTCAAATGTGCCCTCAAAGAGACCCTCCGCCTCCACCCTCCGATCCCGCTCCTCCTCCACGAGACGGCGGAGGACGCGACGGTCGGCGGTTACCTCGTCCCCAAGAAGGCGCGTGTCATGATCAACGCGTGGGCCATTGGGAGGGACAAGAACAGCTGGGAGGAACCCGAGACCTTCAAGCCCGCCCGGTTTCTTAAACCGGGCGTGCCCGATTTCAAAGGGAGCAACTTCGAGTTCATTCCATTCGGGTCGGGTCGCAGGTCCTGCCCCGGGATGGTGTTGGGGCTCTACGCGCTCGAGTTGGCGGTGGCGCACCTCCTTCACTGCTTCACGTGGGAATTGCCAGATGGGATGAAGCCAAGTGAGATGGACATGGGTGACGTGTTCGGACTCACCGCTCCAAGATCCACGCGACTCATTGCTGTGCCAACCAAGCGCGTGGTGTGCcctctcttttaa
- the LOC114420088 gene encoding transmembrane and coiled-coil domain-containing protein 4-like, whose translation MAAATSYLTGTQRYAAGALFGLALHQAQLHQTHPLGLSTDDFPSDSETSSTLAVSEHPNLWVHHNSGLLRPVLKYLDINSAAWSGLEETAGFSSASRHVGPFLRLLSEDFDDDDDSSQRLDQELALSEAVDAMVHSLEKNSESLVSRREKLREYENQCREKFSTADVQPNSEKVDLQLETQEDTGTPFLDCEDSHQGSFDSNIDEIPTEEVMILSYPRKVTVLYELLSACLSDLGENNKKYSRRRKGYDARQRVTLRLLATWLDIKWAKMEAIETIVASSAMSFIKEQEASKEETQSKEDKWAKWKRGGIIGAAALTGGTLMAVTGGLAAPAIAAGLGALAPTLGTLIPVIGASGFAAAASAAGTVAGSVAVAASFGAAGAGLTGSKMARRVGDVEEFEFKAVGENHNQGRLGVEIMISGFVFEDDDFIRPWEGLDDNLERYALKWESKNLFALSTAIQDWLTSRIATELMKQGAMMTVLHALLTALAWPAALLAATEFIDSTWTIAIDRSDKAGKLLAEVLLGGLQGNRPVTLVGYSLGARVIFKCLEFLAETENSAELVERVVLLGAPIAIKDENWEAARKMVAGRFVNAYSRNDWMLGVAFRASLLSQGLAGIQPVDIPGIQNVDVTDHIEGHSSYLWATQQVLDELELDTYYPVYNKFLSRQ comes from the exons ATGGCGGCGGCGACGTCGTATCTGACGGGGACGCAGAGGTACGCTGCCGGAGCGTTGTTTGGGCTGGCTCTGCACCAGGCCCAACTTCACCAGACCCACCCTCTGGGCCTATCAACCGACGACTTCCCTTCTGATTCTGAAACTAGTTCCACTCTCGCTGTTTCCGAACACCCCAACCTTTGGGTCCATCACAACTCCGGTTTGCTCCGCCCCGTTTTAAA GTACCTAGATATTAATTCCGCAGCATGGTCTGGACTCGAGGAAACTGCTGGCTTTTCTTCGGCTTCACGTCACGTCGGTCCG TTCTTGAGACTATTATcagaagattttgatgatgatgatgattcttccCAAAGGTTGGATCAAGAACTTGCTTTGTCAGAAGCTGTTGATGCTATGGTACATAGCCTGGAAAAGAATTCTGAGTCTCTCGTGTCTAGAAGGGAGAAGTTACGTGAATATGAGAATCAATGTCGTGAAAAGTTTTCGACTGCTGATGTTCAACCGAATTCTGAGAAGGTAGATTTGCAATTGGAAACCCAGGAGGACACAGGTACTCCTTTCCTTGACTGTGAAGACTCACATCAGGGATCTTTTGATAGTAATATTGATGAGATTCCAACTGAAGAGGTAATGATTCTCAGCTATCCGAGGAAAGTCACAGTGCTCTACGAGCTTCTCTCTGCCTGCCTATCAGATTTAGGTGAAAATAACAAGAAATATAGCCGGAGGAGAAAGGGCTACGATGCTCGACAACGTGTCACTCTACGCCTGCTGGCAACTTGGCTTGATATCAAGTGGGCAAAAATG GAGGCCATTGAGACAATAGTTGCTAGTTCTGCAATGTCTTTCATTAAAGAGCAAGAGGCAAGTAAAGAAGAAACTCAATCAAAAGAAGACAAGTGGGCTAAATGGAAGAGGGGTGGTATCATTGGTGCTGCTGCCTTAACTGGGGGAACTTTGATGGCTGTTACTGGTG GATTAGCTGCCCCAGCAATTGCTGCAGGGCTTGGTGCTTTGGCTCCAACCTTGGGTACTCTGATCCCCGTAATTGGAGCAAGTGGATTTGCTGCAGCTGCTAGTGCTGCTGGAACTGTTGCTGGTTCTGTTGCTGTTGCTGCATCATTTGGAG CTGCTGGAGCTGGACTCACTGGAAGCAAAATGGCTAGAAGAGTTGGGGATGTTGAGGAGTTTGAATTCAAAGCTGTAGGAGAAAACCATAACCAAGGT AGGCTTGGGGTTGAGATCATGATCTCTGGATTTGTCTTTGAGGATGACGATTTTATAAGGCCGTGGGAAGGACTGGATGACAACTTGGAGAG GTATGCACTGAAGTGGGAGTCCAAGAATCTATTTGCCCTGAGCACTGCAATTCAGGATTGGCTTACTTCAA GAATTGCAACAGAGCTGATGAAGCAAGGGGCAATGATGACGGTTTTGCATGCTCTTTTAACTGCATTGGCTTGGCCAGCTGCATTACTTGCTGCAACTGAGTTCATAGACAGCACATGGACAATTGCTATCGACAG ATCAGACAAGGCAGGAAAGTTGCTTGCTGAAGTATTATTGGGAGGGTTGCAGGGAAATAG GCCTGTTACCCTTGTAGGTTACTCACTTGGGGCTAGAGTTATTTTCAAGTGTCTGGAGTTTTTGGCTGAAACAGAAAACAGTG CTGAACTGGTAGAGAGAGTTGTTCTTCTTGGAGCACCCATTGCAATCAAGGACGAGAATTGGGAAGCTGCTAGAAAG ATGGTAGCAGGAAGATTTGTCAATGCTTATTCAAGAAATGACTGGATGCTTGGAGTTGCTTTCCGCGCCAG TCTACTTTCACAAGGATTAGCTGGAATCCAACCTGTCGATATTCCTGGGATCcaaaat GTTGACGTGACAGATCATATAGAGGGTCATTCTTCATATTTGTGGGCTACACAACAGGTCCTAGATGAACTTGAATTAGATACCTATTATCCCGTTTATAACAAATTCCTTTCCAGACAGTGA